Genomic segment of bacterium:
CCGTATCGCGCCATATAAACTGTTACCGGAGGGAGGGATCGTCGCGTCAAAAACGGTGTTTCCGGAGACAGAGCACCTCCACGAGGGGGCACTCGGTGACACCCGCCGCCATCCGCGAGTGCATGAAACACTTCGCCCGCGAGATACTACTGCATCCCGCACCATCAAACGGCAGATCCTCGACTCGATGAGTTTTGTGCCACCACCGGCCATCACCGCAAGTCGGCGATCCGCTTTCTAGTGTTCTTAGGCAGATGATTTTCGGATTCGGGGGGTAGCATAAACCTTTTCGAAAACCTGCTCGATTCGGCGTGCCATAACCTCCGTGGTATAACCAGCTTCGTAATGTTGCCGGGCGTTACGCCCGAGGCGCGCTGCTTCACAAGGGTTTTGGAGAAGACTCAGGATCGCGTTGGCTAATGTCCTTGCATCACCGGGAGGCAGAATAATGCCTGTCTCTCCATCGACCAGTAGCTCGGGGATGCCGCCAACTCGGCTGGTTACGGCAGGCTTGCCGAGCGACATACTCTCCAGCAGAGCTATAGGGGACGAGTCAAGACGCGTGGGGTGTGCATGGACGTCTACCAGTTGCCAGATATCACCGATACTGCCGGGATAGGCAACGATACGAACCCGGTCCCCAAGTCCTTGCGTCTGGACCATCTGATCAAGCCGGTCCCGGTAGTCAAGGGCTACTTGCGTTTGCCCGGTGTAGCCGACCACGAGAAAGAACGCGTCAGGTTGTTGCGCCAAAATCAACGGCGCTGCCTCCAACAACAGGTCTTGTCCCTTGGTCGGCCAAAGACGAGCAATTTGGGCCACGATTTTTGCGCCCAATGGGATGCCGAACTCAGTTGTCAACTCCTCCCGAGATCGTTCGGCGCGTGGTGGTTCGATACCATTCGGAATGCAATAGCCTGGCGGAGGCAGGACCATCCCTTGGCGTATGGCGTCAAGGCAAGTAACCGAATCACAAATCACCGCGTCCACCAACGCATAGATGCCTTGTCCGAATAGGGACCACGGCAAAGGGGGGCCGCGACGGAACCACCTCTCTCCTCCGGTCCACGGGGTATATTTTGTGGAAGTCACCGCTTTTACGCCGGCCAAACGACCAGCCAGCGTTGCCACTACCGTGCCCATTTCCATCCGCCCATCCACAATATCGATCTCGCGCTCGCGGAGTGCCCGGGCGGTCCTGTGGATCAACTGGATGTAGGTTTGAAACTGGTCCACCGTGCGGTTTATAGCTGAAGCTTTTTTCCAGTGGAAGTGGCGGGCGGGTATCCCGAGGTCCACGATCTCCACGTCAACTGCCCGGAACCAGTTCCACACAGGGCCGCACAAATGCTCCCATTCCGCGGAGGAACTCATACCACCAAATACAATGCAATCAAAGCGATCCCGATTACGAGCAGCCAAATATGCAAGCAACCGAGTGGTGTCCCCTCCGATGATTAGGCTAGAGTAAATAGATGCAACCCTTAACCGACGCGTCATTGGCGAACTGGCAATGCCAGCATTCCGTCGTTAAAATGCTTCTGCTCGGAGTGGCGCACGGACCCTAAGAGAGCACGGGTGTAAGGCAGTCTACCAGGCAATCGCACACATAGGATACATCATCGCGAGAGAGCCCAGCCCACGTGGGAAGGTTCATGCCTCGCAGCGCAATTCGATTGGCTACGGGATAGTCATCGCTCTGAACCAGATTCCGGTACGGAGGAAGATTATGTATCGGATAGAATACCGGGCGTGTCTCAATCCCTCGCGCGTGGAGTCGCGTGATGATTTCGTCACGGCTCGAAGGGGAGTTGCTCTCAAATACCACACTGAACATAAAGTAGACATGTCTGGCCCATTCCTTCTCAGGCTGGTCCGTGAGTTGAGGAACGCCTCGAAGCTTCTCACGGTACCATGAAGCGATTTCAGAGCGACGTTCCAAATGCCACTCTATTTTCTCGAGTTGTCCAAGACCAATAGCGGCCGCAACATTCGTCATGCGATAATTGTAGCCGATCGTCGGGAACCAATAACGGCGAGTCGGATCTGCCCCATGATACCTGAGCTGATGCACCTTTCTCGCCAAGCCCCCGTCATTCGTGATAACCATGCCGCCCTCACCGCATGTGATGATCTTGTTCGCATAGAAACTGAAAGTTGCTATGGGGACACGGTGAGGCCGGGGACGGAGACGTTCAGAAACGCGAGGACTCGTGTCGTCGCCCGCTGGATGATGTACGCCGAAAACGCTTCGTACGATGCGGCACCGCAGGTGCCCGTGTCGACCACGGTGGTCACGCCTTTCGCCACCCCCGCATCGCCATCGGGATGGACGCTGCCGCGCGTGAGCCCGTACGCCACATGGGCGTGCAGGTCGATCCACCCGGGGGAGACGACCAACCCGGTCGCGTCCACCACCTGCGCGGCCGCGCTGGCG
This window contains:
- a CDS encoding glycosyltransferase family 4 protein; the encoded protein is MWNWFRAVDVEIVDLGIPARHFHWKKASAINRTVDQFQTYIQLIHRTARALREREIDIVDGRMEMGTVVATLAGRLAGVKAVTSTKYTPWTGGERWFRRGPPLPWSLFGQGIYALVDAVICDSVTCLDAIRQGMVLPPPGYCIPNGIEPPRAERSREELTTEFGIPLGAKIVAQIARLWPTKGQDLLLEAAPLILAQQPDAFFLVVGYTGQTQVALDYRDRLDQMVQTQGLGDRVRIVAYPGSIGDIWQLVDVHAHPTRLDSSPIALLESMSLGKPAVTSRVGGIPELLVDGETGIILPPGDARTLANAILSLLQNPCEAARLGRNARQHYEAGYTTEVMARRIEQVFEKVYATPRIRKSSA